In one Streptomyces sp. T12 genomic region, the following are encoded:
- a CDS encoding trypsin-like peptidase domain-containing protein, with protein MTGLEDAEWHARIECGGRVSGAGFLVAPDKVLTCAHVVENSDVDPVTVTFPQRPGAAPVAARVVAHGGWDGRVHELGDLAVLELDREMAIAPASLAPADVAHGDRKLVAYGFPAGYDDDGTIAEFRTVAAQLLISGEWIQLEAWSGHGQPLAVGFSGAAVTLLDTGQVIGMVTAAAGAHGVRTGRMMPTHVLARYWPGLSALVPVPGSGQVWGTPGQGPAHVGGVPGRGLAPPYGRPTPCAPTPTPSHPDGPRLRALVEKAARAGLDCDPVRLYAGAAGPFDPLPPAEGFGSLWSAAWFVLCEVDDPDTVTRFADRLDALLTAPPPAETGAILVELGHSGAGDDLVRVEVSAYSAGRRHPVPAETVPKARLCAYVQDRIEDAFCHLTPGADELIAFALPRDWLDWPVDRWEKGPDDATPLGCVHPVVVTDHARRRTSTRHVLTSVWQRLDSRTGARVHRVACGGAEDPRKLRLALLQSEVCLAGFGATARSARTRPHFEASLTAPAPVIVWSRRGCDPDEADCAGSHDCPGTAFLNALDRLVSRVPPAQLPRRVLSLRQHADAEDDHWARDIQLLWDDPRRFTDPHATAVHTRSPVA; from the coding sequence ATGACAGGCCTGGAGGATGCCGAGTGGCACGCCCGGATCGAGTGCGGGGGCAGGGTGTCCGGTGCGGGCTTCCTGGTGGCCCCGGACAAGGTGCTGACCTGTGCGCATGTCGTCGAGAACAGCGACGTGGACCCGGTGACCGTGACCTTCCCGCAGCGCCCCGGGGCCGCTCCGGTGGCCGCACGGGTCGTGGCGCACGGCGGCTGGGACGGCCGTGTCCACGAACTGGGCGATCTGGCTGTGCTGGAGCTGGACCGCGAGATGGCCATCGCCCCCGCGTCGCTCGCACCGGCCGACGTGGCGCACGGCGACCGCAAGCTGGTGGCCTACGGGTTCCCGGCCGGGTACGACGACGACGGCACGATCGCCGAGTTCCGTACCGTCGCGGCGCAGTTGCTGATCAGCGGTGAGTGGATCCAGCTGGAGGCCTGGAGCGGGCACGGCCAGCCACTGGCCGTCGGTTTCAGCGGCGCCGCGGTCACCCTGCTCGACACCGGCCAGGTCATCGGCATGGTCACGGCAGCGGCCGGCGCCCACGGCGTACGCACCGGCCGGATGATGCCCACACACGTCCTGGCCCGCTACTGGCCCGGCCTCAGCGCCCTCGTGCCGGTGCCGGGTTCCGGGCAGGTGTGGGGGACACCGGGTCAGGGGCCCGCGCACGTCGGCGGGGTGCCGGGGCGGGGCCTGGCGCCTCCGTACGGCAGGCCGACCCCGTGCGCTCCCACCCCGACCCCCAGCCACCCCGACGGCCCCCGACTGCGCGCCCTCGTGGAGAAGGCCGCCCGGGCCGGCCTCGACTGTGACCCCGTCCGGCTCTACGCCGGCGCGGCCGGGCCGTTCGATCCGTTGCCGCCTGCGGAGGGCTTCGGGTCGTTGTGGTCGGCGGCGTGGTTCGTGCTGTGCGAGGTGGACGACCCGGACACCGTGACGCGGTTCGCCGACCGGCTCGACGCCCTGCTCACCGCCCCGCCCCCGGCCGAGACCGGCGCCATCCTCGTCGAGCTGGGCCACAGCGGCGCCGGTGACGACCTGGTGCGGGTCGAGGTGTCGGCGTACAGCGCGGGGCGTCGGCATCCGGTTCCCGCGGAGACGGTCCCGAAGGCCCGGCTGTGCGCGTACGTCCAGGACCGTATCGAGGACGCCTTCTGTCATCTGACACCCGGCGCCGATGAGTTGATCGCCTTCGCGCTGCCCCGCGACTGGCTGGACTGGCCGGTCGACCGCTGGGAGAAGGGACCCGACGACGCCACACCTCTCGGCTGCGTCCACCCGGTGGTGGTTACCGACCACGCCCGCCGCAGAACCAGCACCCGGCACGTTCTCACCAGCGTCTGGCAGCGCCTGGACTCCCGCACCGGCGCACGCGTGCACCGCGTCGCATGTGGCGGCGCCGAGGACCCGAGGAAGCTCCGGCTGGCCTTGCTCCAGTCCGAGGTCTGCCTGGCGGGTTTCGGCGCGACGGCCCGTTCGGCCCGTACCCGGCCGCACTTCGAGGCGTCGCTCACCGCGCCGGCGCCGGTGATCGTGTGGTCCCGACGGGGCTGCGACCCGGACGAGGCCGACTGCGCGGGTAGCCACGACTGCCCTGGTACCGCGTTCCTGAACGCCCTGGACAGACTCGTCTCCCGGGTGCCGCCCGCCCAACTCCCGCGCCGCGTCCTGAGCCTGCGCCAGCACGCCGACGCGGAGGACGACCACTGGGCGCGTGACATCCAGCTCCTGTGGGACGACCCACGCCGCTTCACCGACCCGCACGCCACGGCCGTACACACACGGTCACCCGTCGCCTGA